In Excalfactoria chinensis isolate bCotChi1 chromosome 5, bCotChi1.hap2, whole genome shotgun sequence, a single genomic region encodes these proteins:
- the LOC140253087 gene encoding prostaglandin E2 receptor EP2 subtype-like: protein MNGTGREPCGHGEALAAGARPLVSALMFSAGLLGNLLALGLLLRCRRPPRARPPSLFHVLVLALVVTDLLGTCSVSPFVLASYHRNLTLNALGRGGHICLYFGFAMSFFGLATMLVLFAMALERCLALGRPYFYERFLSPRAGLVALPAIYTFSAAFCSLPLLGFGRYVQYCPGTWCFIQMRMDDGRHKAAGLHVTFSLLYATLLLFLILSVLLCNLSVIANLARMHRRGQRTRRLATLEQPRAVGGCGRRIFSMAEEIDHLLLLAIMTITFVICSLPFTICAYVNKFSQSENHDWDLLALRFLSINPIIDPWVFAILRPPVLRVLRSVLCCRLSPGRQDTQCSTPAKTKLEPSGQ from the exons aTGAACGGGACGGGCCGGGAGCCGTGCGGGCACGGCGAGGCGCTGGCGGCCGGAGCTCGGCCGCTGGTCAGCGCGCTGATGTTCTCCGCGGGGCTGCTGGGCAACCTGCtggccctggggctgctgctgcgctgccgccgcccgccccgcgcccgcccgcCGTCCCTGTTCCACGTCCTGGTGCTGGCCCTGGTGGTCACCGACCTGCTGGGCACCTGCTCCGTCAGCCCCTTCGTGCTGGCCTCCTACCACCGCAACCTGACGCTGAACGCCCTGGGGCGGGGTGGGCACATCTGCCTCTACTTCGGCTTCGCCATGAGTTTCTTCGGCCTCGCCACCATGCTCGTCCTCTTCGCCATGGCTCTGGAGCGCTGCCTGGCCCTGGGGCGGCCCTACTTCTACGAGCGCTTCCTCAGCCCCCGTGCCGGCCTGGTGGCCCTCCCGGCCATCTACACCTTCtcagctgccttctgctccttGCCTCTGCTGGGCTTCGGGCGCTACGTGCAGTACTGCCCCGGCACCTGGTGCTTCATCCAGATGCGCATGGACGACGGCCGGCACAAGGCAGCCGGTTTGCACGTCACCTTCTCGTTGCTCTACGCCACCTTactcctcttcctcatcctctCGGTGCTGCTGTGCAACCTCAGCGTCATTGCCAACCTGGCCCGTATGCATCGCCGCGGGCAGAGGACACGCCGGCTGGCCACGCTGGAGCAGCCCCGAGCGGTGGGGGGCTGCGGCCGCCGCATCTTCTCCATGGCTGAGGAGATCGaccacctcctgctgctggccatCATGACCATCACCTTCGTCATCTGCTCCTTGCCCTTCACG ATCTGTGCCTACGTCAACAAGTTCAGCCAGAGCGAGAACCACGACTGGGACCTGCTGGCGCTGCGCTTCCTCTCCATCAACCCCATCATTGATCCCTGGGTCTTCGCCATCCTGCGGCCGCCGGTGCTGCGGGTGCTGCGCTCCGTGCTGTGCTGCCGGCTGTCCCCAGGCAGACAAGACACGCAGTGCTCGACCCCTGCGAAAACAAAGCTGGAGCCCAGCGGGCAGTAG